The following proteins are encoded in a genomic region of Natronorubrum halophilum:
- a CDS encoding amidohydrolase family protein produces MGLPTVLDESRAIDTHAHQPTSEFLHDAGGQMMKDAADRFGADLETDTYENMIEEYRDAGVGRAVLLGWDAETNTGNPPVPNDYVAEVRDEYADFFVGFGSVDPLKDDCVEEAVRCVEGLDLSGFKFQQIAQGFDPSDPEHEDLWATIEDLGVPVVFHGGNSTLGACSPGGRGLKIKYGNPMLIDDVAADHPDLQILIAHPAYPWEKEQLAICQQKGNVYMDLSGWMPRYIDDQVLHYAKSLLSDKVMFGTDYPMLEPEPWLEQFAELDFDESVQRKILWENAEEFLGL; encoded by the coding sequence ATGGGTTTGCCCACAGTGCTCGACGAGTCGCGCGCAATCGACACGCACGCTCACCAGCCGACGAGCGAGTTTCTCCACGATGCGGGCGGACAGATGATGAAAGACGCGGCCGATCGGTTCGGTGCCGACCTCGAGACGGATACGTACGAGAACATGATCGAGGAGTATCGGGACGCCGGCGTCGGTCGCGCCGTCTTGCTCGGGTGGGATGCGGAAACGAACACGGGAAATCCGCCCGTTCCGAACGACTACGTCGCCGAGGTTCGCGACGAGTACGCCGACTTCTTCGTCGGCTTCGGCTCCGTCGATCCGCTCAAAGACGACTGCGTCGAGGAGGCGGTCCGCTGCGTCGAGGGTCTGGACCTCTCCGGATTCAAGTTCCAGCAGATCGCCCAGGGGTTCGATCCGTCCGATCCCGAACACGAGGACCTCTGGGCGACGATCGAAGACCTCGGGGTCCCCGTCGTCTTCCACGGCGGAAACTCCACCCTGGGTGCGTGTTCGCCGGGTGGACGCGGATTGAAAATCAAGTACGGGAATCCGATGCTGATCGACGACGTTGCGGCCGACCACCCCGACCTACAGATTCTCATCGCCCATCCCGCCTACCCCTGGGAGAAAGAACAGCTCGCGATCTGCCAGCAGAAGGGCAACGTCTACATGGACCTCTCCGGGTGGATGCCGAGGTACATCGACGATCAGGTGCTCCACTACGCGAAATCTCTGCTCTCGGACAAGGTCATGTTCGGGACCGACTACCCGATGCTCGAGCCGGAGCCGTGGCTCGAGCAGTTCGCCGAACTCGACTTCGACGAATCGGTCCAGCGCAAGATCCTCTGGGAGAACGCCGAGGAGTTCCTCGGATTGTAA
- a CDS encoding IclR family transcriptional regulator, translating to MTADSRHRPVETVETAFDIVDVVKRADGAGITEIAAELGLAKSTVHRHVKTLESRGLLVREGDTYRISMWFLDYGIHVRNRHRLLDVARPKVDELAAETDEKVWCVIEEQGIGVHVYGAEGRHSVKTHARIGQRTHLHQFAAGKAILAHLPDERIETILDDSGLTAQTERTITDRDELRDHLETIRDRGYAFNHEESVTGVHAVGAPIRDESGTAIGAISVAGPANRLRGELLTDELPDLLLGATNEVEINLAHS from the coding sequence ATGACAGCCGACTCGCGACACAGGCCGGTCGAAACCGTCGAAACGGCGTTCGACATCGTCGACGTCGTCAAACGCGCCGACGGTGCGGGAATTACCGAGATCGCCGCGGAACTCGGACTCGCGAAGAGTACGGTTCACCGCCACGTGAAGACCCTCGAGTCGCGGGGACTGCTCGTTCGAGAGGGGGACACCTACCGCATCAGCATGTGGTTCCTGGATTACGGGATTCACGTACGCAATCGCCATCGGCTGCTGGACGTCGCCAGACCGAAAGTGGACGAACTCGCCGCCGAAACCGACGAGAAGGTCTGGTGCGTGATCGAAGAGCAGGGAATCGGCGTCCACGTCTACGGTGCCGAAGGACGACACTCCGTGAAAACCCACGCCCGGATCGGTCAGCGGACGCACCTCCACCAGTTCGCCGCGGGCAAGGCGATTCTCGCGCACCTCCCCGACGAACGGATCGAGACGATTCTGGACGACTCCGGGCTGACCGCACAGACCGAACGGACGATCACCGATCGCGACGAACTCCGCGACCACCTCGAGACGATCCGCGATCGGGGATACGCGTTCAACCACGAGGAATCGGTTACCGGCGTCCACGCCGTCGGCGCGCCGATCAGAGACGAGTCGGGCACCGCGATCGGGGCGATCAGTGTCGCCGGCCCGGCGAATCGGCTGCGCGGCGAGTTGCTGACCGACGAACTCCCCGATCTCCTGCTCGGTGCGACGAACGAAGTGGAGATCAACCTCGCTCACTCCTAA
- a CDS encoding HD domain-containing protein, with protein MSEPDIDFNGQVRDAFPELERIEDDDLRDRVVEAWTLGLTRGGWRDVEDVPYAWNIHEVTNVEHVRGVTRIALESAREQREFHGADPDTDTIAAACLLHDVGKCYEYPDFVDDDALADPDPRYVSEEIPHSISGYALAHEVGCPLAVQRAIPHFLGEVPKRTLEAELVKSANSASSNAITQATMGITLQEWVETYSQTS; from the coding sequence ATGTCGGAGCCAGATATCGATTTCAACGGCCAGGTCCGCGACGCCTTTCCGGAACTCGAGCGCATCGAGGACGACGACCTGCGCGACCGCGTCGTCGAGGCGTGGACCCTCGGACTAACACGCGGCGGCTGGCGGGACGTCGAGGACGTTCCCTACGCCTGGAACATCCACGAGGTCACGAACGTCGAGCACGTCCGCGGCGTCACCCGCATCGCGCTCGAGTCGGCCCGCGAACAACGGGAATTTCACGGTGCCGACCCGGACACCGATACGATCGCGGCCGCGTGCCTCCTCCACGACGTGGGCAAGTGCTACGAGTACCCCGACTTCGTGGACGACGACGCGCTCGCCGACCCCGACCCGCGCTACGTCAGCGAGGAGATCCCCCACTCCATCTCCGGCTACGCGCTCGCCCACGAGGTCGGCTGTCCGCTGGCCGTCCAGCGGGCGATCCCGCATTTCCTCGGGGAAGTTCCCAAACGGACGCTCGAGGCCGAACTCGTCAAGAGCGCGAACTCCGCCTCGTCGAACGCCATCACGCAGGCGACGATGGGGATCACGCTACAGGAGTGGGTCGAAACCTACTCCCAGACCTCGTAG
- a CDS encoding EthD domain-containing protein, translated as MYKHVALLVRQDGLSHDEFVDYWHENHTPIAREIEGVVRYQQVLPTEPDHAEFDGLAELYFEDLEALHDALGSEGSRDYDPEKGKAKEAREDVDNFLAIEERPRFIGEEIVQKDDVDGDTDGLYKHSVFLVRKEGMSHEEFVDHWQTNHTPIAREIEGVVKYNTILPTDPEHAEFDGVAELYFEDLEKLYDALGSEGSRDYDPEKGKAKEAREDVDNFLAIDERPRLIGRERLVTDER; from the coding sequence ATGTACAAACACGTCGCGTTACTGGTTCGTCAGGACGGGCTGTCCCACGACGAGTTCGTGGACTACTGGCACGAGAATCACACCCCGATCGCCCGCGAGATCGAGGGGGTGGTTCGCTACCAGCAGGTGTTGCCGACGGAACCTGACCACGCCGAGTTCGACGGCCTGGCCGAACTCTACTTCGAGGACCTCGAGGCGCTCCACGACGCGCTCGGTAGTGAAGGCTCCCGCGACTACGACCCCGAGAAGGGGAAAGCGAAGGAGGCCCGCGAGGACGTGGATAACTTCCTCGCGATCGAGGAGCGACCCCGATTCATCGGCGAGGAGATCGTTCAAAAGGACGACGTCGACGGCGACACCGACGGCCTGTACAAACACTCGGTGTTTCTCGTCCGAAAGGAGGGGATGAGTCACGAGGAGTTCGTCGACCACTGGCAGACCAATCACACGCCGATCGCCCGCGAGATCGAGGGCGTCGTAAAGTACAACACGATCCTGCCGACCGACCCCGAACACGCGGAGTTCGACGGTGTCGCCGAACTGTACTTCGAGGACCTCGAGAAGCTGTACGACGCGCTCGGTAGCGAAGGCTCCCGCGACTACGATCCCGAGAAGGGCAAGGCGAAGGAGGCCCGCGAGGACGTGGATAACTTCCTCGCGATCGACGAACGGCCGCGACTCATCGGCCGGGAACGCCTCGTCACGGACGAGCGCTGA
- a CDS encoding VOC family protein, with protein MSKLPAMRVDHVGIAVESIDDAEALLFALGCEKIHQEASEYGEFTWATYVLGDASRLELIAPAPGSESFLTDYLERQGPGLHHVTLEVDDLERAVGVLEEHDVPVADYAEFDHWSEAFVPPSNPTGALFQLMEYRDGYAEHREAGHRLFVGGESL; from the coding sequence ATGTCCAAGCTGCCAGCGATGCGCGTCGACCACGTCGGCATCGCCGTCGAATCGATCGACGACGCCGAAGCGCTGCTGTTCGCCCTCGGCTGCGAGAAGATCCACCAGGAGGCGAGCGAGTACGGCGAGTTTACCTGGGCGACGTACGTCCTCGGCGACGCCTCCCGACTCGAGCTCATCGCCCCTGCTCCCGGCTCGGAGTCGTTCCTGACGGATTACCTCGAGCGCCAGGGTCCCGGCCTCCACCACGTCACGCTCGAGGTCGACGACCTCGAGCGAGCGGTCGGCGTTCTGGAGGAACACGACGTCCCGGTCGCCGACTACGCCGAGTTCGACCACTGGAGCGAGGCGTTCGTCCCGCCGTCGAACCCGACCGGTGCGTTGTTTCAACTCATGGAGTACCGCGATGGCTACGCGGAGCACCGGGAGGCGGGCCACCGGCTGTTCGTCGGCGGCGAGTCGCTCTGA
- a CDS encoding EthD family reductase produces MITLVEFLVRDDEYSHDEFAERWQGDHAEIARDLPGLKRYSTSVPVNPDDAEYDGVLQLRFEDGRALNDAFDSGVGEEVVADAAEFTDPGAGPRMVVEETVHLDADE; encoded by the coding sequence ATGATAACACTGGTCGAGTTCCTCGTCCGGGACGACGAGTACAGCCACGACGAGTTCGCCGAACGGTGGCAGGGCGACCACGCCGAGATCGCCCGCGACCTGCCCGGCCTGAAACGCTACAGCACGTCGGTTCCGGTAAACCCCGACGACGCCGAGTACGACGGCGTGCTCCAACTGAGGTTCGAGGACGGCCGCGCGCTGAACGACGCGTTCGACTCCGGCGTAGGCGAGGAGGTCGTGGCCGACGCGGCCGAGTTCACCGACCCCGGCGCGGGGCCGCGAATGGTCGTCGAAGAGACGGTTCACCTGGACGCCGACGAATGA
- a CDS encoding thiamine pyrophosphate-binding protein, producing the protein MTSTASALVEILDDLGVEYVFGYPGGRVIELLEALPDSDVDLVRPRDEREASVMAEMHGRLTGKPGVLAGQGPWIGSLGLIGQMEARLSSSPMVVLTEASERGEYSTLAPYQQARGDYGGFSLPKILDGVTKEWWFPRTPVETLRSTQLAFKHAVAGRPGPTAVILDGNAITEDVPDDPTPSAWDAREQTRTWNAAPTASDVAAAAEALQAAERPVIVAGNGVHAAEAYDELEAVADAYDCAVVTSYLGKSTYPETGERAAGVMGSFGHEGANRVVSEADALLVVGCRMNPMDTNWQAPEFIRPDEQTIIHADVDTRNAGWVYPADVGLIGDAAESLAALVDAASSDASNGWAKERAAEAREWFDVPECEDDSAPIKPQRAAKEIQAVVDEETIVTADSGNNRFWLLYYLQTPAVRTYFGSGGVGGMGWANPAAVSAALTTDRDVIAVAGDGGFSMTMNSVETAVEEGVAPTFVVLNDTSLGMVRQMQAEDGDIAGVEFHDTDFVKIADAFGAVGRRVADPGDLAGALEAGKAADVPHVIDVRIDREEDMAATLASSFYESVGGLHE; encoded by the coding sequence ATGACCTCGACAGCGTCCGCACTCGTCGAGATCCTCGATGACCTCGGCGTCGAGTACGTCTTCGGTTACCCGGGCGGCCGGGTCATCGAACTGCTCGAGGCCCTCCCCGACTCCGACGTCGACCTCGTCCGGCCGCGGGACGAACGCGAGGCGAGCGTCATGGCCGAAATGCACGGTCGACTCACCGGAAAACCGGGGGTACTCGCCGGACAGGGACCCTGGATCGGCAGCCTCGGACTGATCGGCCAGATGGAGGCGCGGCTGTCCTCGTCGCCGATGGTCGTGCTCACCGAGGCCTCCGAGCGCGGCGAGTACTCGACGCTCGCGCCGTACCAGCAGGCCCGAGGCGATTACGGCGGGTTCAGCCTGCCGAAGATCCTCGACGGCGTCACGAAGGAGTGGTGGTTCCCGCGCACGCCGGTCGAGACGCTGCGCTCGACGCAGCTGGCGTTCAAGCACGCCGTCGCCGGCCGGCCCGGCCCCACCGCGGTGATCCTGGACGGGAACGCGATCACCGAGGACGTGCCGGACGATCCCACGCCGTCCGCGTGGGACGCGCGGGAGCAAACGCGAACGTGGAACGCCGCGCCGACCGCGAGCGACGTCGCGGCGGCCGCGGAGGCGCTCCAGGCAGCCGAACGCCCGGTTATCGTCGCGGGTAACGGAGTTCATGCCGCGGAGGCGTACGACGAACTCGAGGCGGTCGCCGACGCCTACGACTGCGCCGTCGTCACCTCCTACCTCGGGAAGTCGACCTACCCCGAGACCGGCGAGCGCGCCGCCGGGGTCATGGGCTCGTTCGGCCACGAAGGGGCGAACCGGGTCGTCAGCGAGGCCGACGCGCTGCTCGTCGTCGGTTGCCGGATGAACCCGATGGACACCAACTGGCAAGCGCCGGAGTTCATCCGACCCGACGAGCAGACGATCATCCATGCCGACGTCGACACCCGCAACGCGGGGTGGGTCTACCCCGCCGACGTGGGGCTGATCGGCGACGCGGCGGAGAGTCTGGCCGCGCTCGTCGACGCGGCCTCGAGCGACGCGTCCAACGGCTGGGCGAAAGAGCGAGCGGCCGAGGCTCGAGAGTGGTTCGACGTCCCCGAGTGCGAGGACGACTCCGCGCCGATCAAACCCCAGCGCGCCGCAAAGGAGATACAGGCCGTCGTCGACGAAGAGACGATCGTTACGGCCGACTCCGGGAACAACCGGTTCTGGCTGCTGTACTACCTCCAGACGCCGGCGGTGCGGACGTACTTCGGGAGCGGCGGCGTCGGCGGGATGGGGTGGGCGAACCCGGCCGCGGTGTCGGCGGCGCTGACGACCGACAGGGACGTGATCGCGGTTGCCGGCGACGGCGGGTTCTCGATGACGATGAACAGCGTCGAGACCGCCGTCGAGGAAGGCGTCGCACCGACGTTCGTCGTCCTGAACGACACCAGCCTCGGGATGGTCCGCCAGATGCAAGCCGAGGACGGCGACATCGCCGGCGTCGAGTTCCACGACACGGACTTCGTCAAGATCGCCGACGCGTTCGGCGCGGTCGGCCGACGCGTAGCCGATCCCGGCGATTTAGCCGGCGCACTCGAGGCGGGCAAAGCGGCCGACGTTCCCCACGTGATCGACGTGCGAATCGACCGCGAGGAGGACATGGCCGCCACGCTGGCTTCCTCGTTCTACGAGTCGGTCGGAGGACTGCATGAGTAG
- a CDS encoding NAD-dependent epimerase/dehydratase family protein: MTDETTVLVTGGTGFIGSYVVQDLLEHGHDVVAYDLSTDTEILEKLGVADDVEVRRGDVSEPTDVIRAIKETGTTRIVHLAALLTTTARENPRAAADVNVMGTNNVFEAARTLDDQIERVAWASSAAVYAPPHNYDAEWVDETELVYPDTLYGATKEYNEHQARVYHEDYGLDHVALRPTVAYGPYRETGGSAFLANIIEKPALGEPYSVEYGDQAIDWQHVEDIAQAFRKAAFAPADDLSQRVYNVRGVLATVREAAEAVESVLPDADIDVSDEGELPWTQNLDMTKAQADLGYEPEYDLETGFRKYINVLRAEAGLEPV; the protein is encoded by the coding sequence ATGACCGACGAAACGACGGTACTGGTAACCGGCGGAACAGGCTTTATCGGTTCCTACGTGGTACAGGACTTGCTCGAGCACGGCCATGACGTAGTCGCATACGATCTCTCGACGGACACGGAGATCCTCGAGAAACTCGGCGTGGCCGACGACGTCGAGGTGCGACGCGGCGACGTCTCCGAGCCGACCGACGTGATTCGGGCGATCAAGGAAACCGGAACGACCCGCATCGTTCACCTCGCCGCGCTGTTGACGACGACGGCGCGCGAGAACCCGCGTGCGGCGGCCGACGTGAACGTCATGGGGACGAACAACGTCTTCGAGGCGGCCCGCACGCTTGACGACCAGATCGAACGCGTCGCATGGGCCTCCTCGGCGGCGGTGTACGCGCCGCCCCACAACTACGACGCGGAGTGGGTCGACGAGACGGAACTCGTCTATCCCGACACGCTCTACGGTGCGACGAAGGAGTACAACGAACACCAGGCGCGGGTCTACCACGAGGACTACGGCCTCGATCACGTCGCGCTCCGGCCGACGGTCGCCTACGGCCCGTACCGCGAAACCGGCGGCTCGGCGTTCCTCGCGAACATCATCGAGAAGCCCGCGCTCGGCGAGCCCTACAGCGTCGAGTACGGCGATCAGGCGATCGACTGGCAACACGTCGAGGATATCGCCCAGGCGTTCCGCAAGGCGGCGTTCGCTCCTGCGGACGATCTCAGCCAGCGCGTCTACAATGTCCGTGGCGTGCTCGCGACCGTCCGCGAGGCCGCGGAGGCCGTCGAGAGCGTGCTACCCGACGCCGACATCGACGTCTCCGACGAGGGGGAACTCCCCTGGACCCAGAACCTCGATATGACGAAGGCCCAGGCGGACCTCGGCTACGAGCCCGAGTACGACCTCGAGACCGGCTTCCGGAAGTACATCAACGTGTTGCGGGCGGAGGCGGGCCTCGAGCCGGTGTAG
- a CDS encoding primary-amine oxidase, with protein sequence MVTETIPEADHPLDPLAPAEIESTYEILTDERDVGTESLCIKIELAEPTKDALAAYDSGGDAPDRQARIVIRNGTDRKTIEAVVSLRDETVVSWEHVEGAQPSIAIEEFVACEETVKANAEWQEAVERRGVENTDRAMVDPWSVGHDFVPEDVDRSKRLAHGLTFLRPSEEAGDEGYAKPLTGIHTFVDLDRMEVVKVVDYGPPDEDEPLPPKGMAYREDDVDLRDDLTPYNVNQPDGPSWSVDGRKLEWQGWHMRVGWTQREGLVLYDIGYEDDEEVRSIIDRASCAEMAVPYGTTDINDRFKNAMDVGEYNIGRLAKSLTNGCDCLGHMHYWDAVMNTAEGDPNVLENAICLHEEDNGTLWERSDWRTESDEVRRRRRLVVSFVAAVGNYDYIFNWYFYQDASIEVEVRLTGIDSVSAVGSDEDPSGYGELVAPQLAAPIHQHFFNFRLDMNVDDGPNTLYRVENQQVPSGPDGLDPMGEADDRTHNPGGNAFYAKREKLTSETQAKDLIDSLKGRYWKVENPTAENGLGKPTGYRLVPGDNVEAAVQSDSSVMNRSGFIEYHLWATPFREDERYPSGRYPNQHPGGAGLPAWTEQDRDLEREDLVCWYTLGVNHVTRPEDWPILPVQVYSFKLQPANFFDESPAIDVPPQNAIEGQNVPGHGGCEADADDD encoded by the coding sequence ATGGTAACGGAAACCATTCCCGAGGCCGACCACCCGCTCGATCCGCTCGCACCCGCGGAGATCGAATCGACGTACGAAATCCTGACCGACGAGCGCGACGTCGGCACAGAGAGTCTCTGCATCAAGATCGAACTGGCCGAGCCGACGAAGGACGCGCTGGCGGCGTACGATAGTGGCGGCGACGCGCCCGACCGGCAGGCGCGGATCGTCATCCGGAACGGTACGGATCGGAAGACGATCGAGGCGGTCGTCTCGCTTCGGGACGAAACCGTGGTCTCCTGGGAGCACGTCGAGGGCGCACAGCCGTCGATCGCCATCGAGGAGTTCGTCGCCTGCGAGGAGACGGTGAAGGCCAACGCGGAGTGGCAGGAAGCGGTCGAGCGACGCGGCGTCGAAAACACCGACCGGGCGATGGTCGATCCGTGGTCGGTCGGCCACGACTTCGTGCCGGAGGACGTGGACCGGTCGAAACGGCTGGCTCACGGACTAACGTTTCTTCGTCCGAGCGAGGAGGCCGGCGACGAGGGGTACGCGAAGCCGCTGACGGGTATCCACACGTTCGTCGACCTCGACCGGATGGAGGTCGTGAAGGTCGTCGACTACGGTCCACCTGACGAGGACGAGCCGCTTCCACCGAAGGGGATGGCCTATCGCGAGGACGACGTCGACCTCCGTGACGACCTGACGCCGTACAACGTGAATCAGCCCGACGGTCCGAGCTGGAGCGTCGACGGCCGGAAACTCGAGTGGCAGGGGTGGCACATGCGCGTGGGCTGGACCCAGCGCGAGGGACTCGTGCTCTACGATATCGGCTACGAGGACGACGAGGAGGTCCGCTCGATCATCGACCGCGCCTCCTGCGCCGAGATGGCGGTTCCGTACGGCACGACCGATATCAACGATCGGTTCAAGAACGCGATGGACGTCGGCGAGTACAACATCGGCCGCCTCGCCAAGTCGCTGACGAACGGCTGTGACTGCCTCGGGCACATGCACTACTGGGACGCCGTGATGAACACCGCGGAGGGCGATCCGAACGTGCTCGAAAACGCCATCTGTCTCCACGAGGAGGACAACGGCACGCTCTGGGAGCGCAGCGACTGGCGGACGGAGAGCGACGAGGTCCGGCGGCGGCGTCGGCTCGTCGTCTCCTTCGTCGCCGCCGTGGGCAACTACGACTACATCTTCAACTGGTACTTCTACCAGGACGCCTCGATCGAAGTCGAGGTTCGCCTGACCGGGATCGACAGCGTCTCCGCGGTCGGATCGGACGAGGATCCGTCGGGGTACGGAGAACTCGTCGCGCCGCAACTCGCCGCACCGATCCACCAGCACTTCTTCAACTTCCGGCTCGATATGAACGTCGACGACGGCCCGAACACGCTGTACCGCGTCGAAAATCAGCAGGTTCCGTCGGGTCCAGACGGACTCGATCCGATGGGCGAGGCCGACGACCGAACGCACAATCCCGGCGGCAACGCCTTCTACGCGAAGCGCGAGAAACTGACCAGCGAGACGCAAGCGAAGGATCTGATCGACTCGCTCAAGGGCCGATACTGGAAAGTCGAGAATCCGACCGCGGAGAACGGCCTCGGCAAACCGACCGGCTACCGGCTCGTGCCCGGTGACAACGTCGAGGCGGCGGTGCAGTCTGACTCGAGCGTGATGAACCGCTCCGGATTCATCGAGTACCACCTGTGGGCGACGCCGTTCCGCGAGGACGAGCGGTATCCGTCGGGGCGGTACCCGAACCAGCACCCCGGCGGCGCGGGACTGCCGGCCTGGACCGAGCAGGATCGCGACCTCGAGCGCGAGGACCTCGTGTGCTGGTACACGCTCGGCGTGAATCACGTGACGCGACCCGAAGACTGGCCGATTCTCCCGGTGCAGGTCTACAGCTTCAAGCTCCAGCCGGCGAACTTCTTCGACGAGAGCCCGGCGATCGACGTCCCGCCCCAGAACGCGATCGAGGGCCAGAACGTGCCGGGTCACGGCGGCTGCGAGGCGGACGCCGACGACGACTGA
- a CDS encoding M24 family metallopeptidase → MTFYEREFMEGTRGTQAVDWEQRIDTRRLREERKEKALERLRETDLGAILLVSDPNIRYVTGLAMTGGSGADHYTLLTETGDIVHWDTADHASNQRFNCPWLHDVRYACPGLGNVPRASGRDSARDFLLSTMAEGVAEAAEEYGVADETLGVDVGNRGLLAALEDQGLETDVEACNAIMEDARKVKTEDEIECLRMVASICEAGFQTIKNAAEPGKRETEVWGEAVRELWRHGAFVGGGYLTSGPNTWPKHQANTTDRAIRPGDLVYADFYNVGYLGYRSCYYRTFSMGEPTQEQREAYETARDNLYDVLERIEPGATTDEIARGFPDMEGEHADYYDADEHWQMTTNHWAHGLGLQLYEVPLIWRGLSPDHPIEIEEGMTMAVETQEPAGRQGVRVEEMVVVREHGVEILSQWPVEEITVIDH, encoded by the coding sequence ATGACGTTCTACGAGCGGGAATTTATGGAAGGCACGCGCGGCACGCAGGCCGTCGACTGGGAGCAGCGGATCGACACCCGACGGCTTCGCGAGGAACGAAAAGAGAAGGCCCTCGAGCGCCTGCGGGAGACCGACCTCGGTGCGATACTCCTCGTCTCGGACCCCAACATCCGCTACGTGACGGGGCTGGCGATGACGGGCGGCAGCGGCGCGGACCACTACACTCTCCTGACCGAAACCGGCGATATCGTCCACTGGGACACCGCGGACCACGCGAGCAACCAGCGGTTCAACTGTCCCTGGCTGCACGACGTCCGTTACGCCTGTCCCGGACTCGGAAACGTCCCGCGGGCGTCCGGCCGCGACTCGGCTCGCGACTTCCTGCTCTCGACGATGGCCGAGGGCGTCGCCGAGGCGGCCGAGGAGTACGGCGTCGCCGACGAGACGCTCGGCGTCGACGTCGGCAACCGAGGGCTGCTCGCCGCGCTCGAGGATCAGGGCCTCGAGACCGACGTCGAGGCCTGCAACGCGATCATGGAGGACGCCCGAAAGGTCAAGACCGAAGACGAGATCGAGTGCTTGCGGATGGTCGCCTCGATCTGCGAAGCCGGCTTTCAGACCATCAAGAACGCCGCGGAGCCGGGGAAACGCGAGACTGAGGTCTGGGGCGAGGCCGTCCGCGAACTGTGGCGTCACGGCGCGTTCGTCGGGGGCGGCTACCTCACGTCCGGACCGAACACGTGGCCGAAACACCAGGCCAACACCACCGATCGGGCAATCCGGCCGGGCGACCTGGTCTACGCCGACTTCTACAACGTCGGCTACCTCGGCTACCGGTCGTGTTACTACCGCACCTTCTCGATGGGCGAGCCGACTCAGGAGCAGCGAGAGGCCTACGAGACGGCTCGAGACAACCTCTACGACGTGCTCGAGCGCATCGAACCCGGGGCGACGACGGACGAAATCGCTCGAGGGTTCCCCGACATGGAAGGCGAACACGCCGACTACTACGACGCCGACGAACACTGGCAGATGACCACGAACCACTGGGCGCACGGGCTCGGGCTCCAGCTGTACGAGGTGCCGCTGATCTGGCGCGGCCTCTCGCCCGATCACCCGATCGAGATCGAGGAGGGGATGACGATGGCCGTCGAGACCCAGGAGCCGGCCGGTCGGCAGGGCGTCCGCGTCGAGGAGATGGTCGTCGTGCGAGAGCACGGCGTCGAAATCCTGAGCCAGTGGCCCGTCGAGGAAATCACCGTTATTGACCATTAG